A single window of Desulfovibrio psychrotolerans DNA harbors:
- a CDS encoding MarC family protein, whose amino-acid sequence MEGTSLRAIFEIALPLFLIMDPIGNAAMCLPMLSEHSPRKQQRILMRELLFALVIIFMFHYLGEWLLGILNIHQSTLRLSGGFILFMIAIKMVFPQSEGVTELDRDPFIVPIAVPLIAGPSLLAAVMLYAHKAQSTHPGWVGSPNVLLGILAAWSAAFVIMLSAPALIKYLGKRGMRAAERLMGLILVFLAVQMLEDGVRMFIESFV is encoded by the coding sequence ATGGAAGGCACAAGCCTCAGGGCTATATTCGAAATCGCGCTGCCCCTCTTCCTCATCATGGACCCCATAGGCAACGCCGCCATGTGCCTGCCCATGCTCAGCGAGCATTCGCCGCGCAAGCAGCAGCGCATTCTCATGCGCGAACTGCTCTTCGCGCTGGTCATCATTTTCATGTTCCATTATCTGGGCGAATGGCTGCTGGGCATCCTGAATATCCATCAGTCCACCCTGCGGCTTTCCGGCGGGTTCATCCTGTTCATGATAGCCATCAAGATGGTGTTCCCCCAGTCGGAGGGCGTAACGGAGCTGGACCGCGACCCCTTCATCGTTCCCATTGCCGTGCCCCTCATAGCCGGACCTTCCCTGCTGGCGGCGGTTATGCTGTATGCGCATAAGGCGCAGAGCACCCATCCCGGCTGGGTTGGGTCGCCCAACGTGTTGCTGGGCATACTTGCGGCGTGGAGCGCGGCATTTGTCATCATGCTCAGTGCGCCCGCGCTTATCAAATATCTCGGCAAGCGCGGCATGAGGGCAGCAGAAAGGCTTATGGGGCTTATCCTCGTGTTTCTGGCGGTTCAGATGCTGGAGGATGGGGTAAGGATGTTTATTGAGAGTTTTGTGTAG
- the queD gene encoding 6-carboxytetrahydropterin synthase QueD: MAKGIWRLTVRSDFAAAHALRNYCGKCENMHGHNFAVEAVVEGQTLTPDTEIVLDFKVLKQELKAVLELLDHKMLNEVPPFDTQNPSSENLARFIYRHLAQRLADHEAANGVRVHAVTVSEKAAQSATYMEM; the protein is encoded by the coding sequence ATGGCTAAAGGAATATGGCGTCTCACGGTGCGGTCAGACTTTGCCGCCGCCCATGCCCTGCGCAACTATTGCGGCAAGTGCGAGAACATGCACGGGCACAACTTTGCCGTGGAAGCCGTGGTAGAGGGCCAGACCCTCACCCCGGACACGGAAATCGTTCTCGACTTCAAGGTGCTCAAGCAGGAACTCAAGGCCGTGCTGGAACTGCTGGATCACAAGATGCTCAACGAGGTTCCGCCCTTTGATACGCAGAACCCGTCGTCAGAAAACCTCGCCCGGTTCATCTACCGCCATCTCGCGCAGCGTCTTGCGGACCATGAGGCAGCAAACGGTGTGCGCGTGCATGCCGTTACCGTATCGGAAAAGGCAGCCCAGTCCGCCACCTATATGGAGATGTAA